TTGTCATGCACAAGCTCCGCATCCTCGTAAATCAACTCTGTCGGCGCTTTGGAATAGTACTGGGCCCGATCTCGGTGCTTAGCCTCCAAGTGCTCACCCAAGAGCTTGAACTTGCGGTATTCTTCGATTTGGGAGAGAAGGTCCTGCTCCAGATCATCCTCCAAATCTGTCACTTCTGCTACCTTTGGAAGAAGCTTGCGACTCTTGATCAGCATCAGCTGACTAGCCATGACCATATACTCGCCCGTCACTTCCAGACGCATGACCTGCAAGGTTGAGACATAGGCTAGATACTGTTCGATAACTTCCGTAATGGGCACATCGTAGATATCCATCTGGTACTTAGAAACCAGGTGCAAGAGCAGGTCCAGGGGCCCTTCAAAATCTTTTAATTTAATATCCATTATCTATATTTTTCTAAGGTCAGGACTGTTTTTAATCCTAGTTTTTTTGCAATTTCGTACAAATCGACCTTGTTTTCTATTTGTCTTAGAATGAACTGTTCCCGCAAGGCTTGAGCGGATAAGGCTGGAAAACCTTTCTCCTTGACAAAGGACTCCAGCTGACGAAAGGCCCACTGACGAGAATAGGCTTTCCCTCCCCTTTCAAAGAGATAGGTCTGCCCCATCAAGGGTTCTAGCTCTGGAATCAAGGTCGTGGGTATGGTGACAATCCTCTGTTGGGAAGCCTTGTTAATTCGCAACACCTGAAAATCCAGATTGATATCTGCAACTTTAAGAGCTAAAATCTCGCTTGGCAAGAGTCCTATTTCCAAGATAAGAAGCGCCAGCAAGCGTCCCTCTGGATAATTACTTTCCTGCCAAAAAGACTCTAGGTCTAACAGTTCTGGCTTTTCAGTCTGCTTTTCAGCTTGTTTGGCTAATTCCAGACGGTAAAAGCTGTCCACTTCTCCTTTTTGATAGAGAAAGTAGAGAAATTGATTACAGGCCGAAAGTTTTCGCTTCTGGGCGCTGATTTTTAGATTGGCTAGCTGGGCTTGGTAAATCTTGAGACTGGTCTCAGAGATCCGCTCCCCTACCATATCTAAAAATTGCTCCAGATCATACCTGTAAGACTGCTTTGAATTGGTAGACAAGCCCTGCTTTTTCTCTAAAAAGGCTGAAATCCTATCTCTCATTTGCATCGAATCTCATATTCCTTACTAAAGTCATGTAAGAGAGCATTAACGGCCTTGAGGATGGACTTGCGCGTGATGATTCCTTGGAAAATTCCTTCATCATCTACCACTGGCAAGAAGGGTTCATCCACCAGTTTATGGAGGACTTCAGTGATGTTATAGTCTGGAGCGACGACTGCCACATCTGTCTTGGTCATATTGACGATGTCTGTCGTTGCCATCTGCTCATCCGTCAAACCTTGCTCCATCTGATAAGCCAAAATGTCTCTCAGCCCAATGGTTCCAACAAAGCGTTTGTCAAAGGTCACAACAGGGATACGGGTATAGGTGATTTGGCTCAACACTAAAATCGCATGATCAGCATTATGGGTATCAATCAAGGCTGCTAGATTCTCAGCGGGGGTAAGAAAAGTCTCTTCCTGCTCCAGTAAAAATGCTTCAAATTCCTTGGCAATCATCGAGCAAACTCCTTGGACAAGCCTGGATAAACCTCATGATCACGTGTCAAAAAGTCTACTTTAAAATAGCTGTCATCAATCTCCACACGGGCATAGAGACATTCTCTGATGGTTCCTCGTGGTTGGCTGATGGAGCCTGGATTGAGAAAGAGCGTTTTGCCTTCCATCCAAGCATTTGGTACATGCAAGTGACCGTAGAGACAGATATCGGCATCTTCTTCCTGAGCCCAGTAGTCCAACTTTTGAAAGTTGAAATTGATATCAAACAAGTGTCCATGGGTCTGGATGATTTTGGTCGGACCAAGTCGAGTCACCAAACGTTCTGGATAACCAGCATAAAAGTCCATGTTGCCTTTGACGACATGGATGCCTTCCCAGAGCGGAGAGTCTGGACGGAGTTCAGAGTCACCATCGTGAAAAATGGCATCGACTTTCCCCAGATAGCGATCACGAATTTCTTCCACAATCAAGCTATCGCCATGGGAATCACTCATTACAATGATGGTTTGCTTTGCCATGATGGAAATACCTCCAAAAGTTTCTTAACGGCTAAGGCGCGGTGAGATTGGCTATTTTTTTCTTCAAGGGTTAATTCAGCTGCTGACTTACCTGTCTCTCCCACAAGGAAGAGCGGATCATAACCAAAACCATTCTCCCCCTTGGGTTCAAAGTTAATATAACCTGGCCAGTCAGCTTCAACCACCAAGCTTTCCTTGTTTGGACTAGCTACGACTAGGGTTGTGTGGAATTGAGCCGAACGGTCCTTGAGGTCAAAGACCATGGCCAATTCGTGCAAGAGTTTGGCATTGTTTTCACGGTCAGTTGCTCCCACACCAGCAAAACGGGCTGACCAGACACCTGGCAAGCCACCGAGGACATCTACTTTGAGACCAGAATCATCTGCCAAAACCATCTTGCCTGTTAATTGGGAAATAGTTTCTGCTTTAAGTCGAGCATTTTCTTCAAAGGTCATACCAGTTTCGGCTACTTCAGGCAGATCTGGATAGTCATTGAGATTTTCCACGTCGTAGCCTAACTTGTCAAAGATAGCTCGGAATTCCTTGGTCTTGCCTTCGTTACGAGTCGCAATGAGCAGAGTTTCTCTAACCTTGCTAGTTTCAAAGAAGGCTTCTACATCGACTCCTTCTTTAGGCAATTCAACATGCAAAAGCTTTCCATTTTCAACCAAGAGCAGAGCTCCCTGACGTTGGATGACTTCTAGATTGTGGCCTGCTTCGGCATTTAAAATCTCAACGATAAAGGAGAGCAGACGAAAGTTAGAAGACCAGCGCATCACTGTTATCGTAATCGGAAAGCCATTTTCCTCGTCACGAAAAATCCGCGCTAAATCTATAAAATCAAGCTCAAGAGGATCTTTGATAAGGCTATAGATGCCTCCGTAGACATCCCAGACACCGACATACCAGTCCTGGTCATCCTTGTATTCGTAAATTTTGTTTGTCATAAAGTTACATGCTCCACATGAATCTCTTTTTCCAGCCATTCTGCTCCAATTTGGGCAAAACTTTGGCTATTGGCTGTTGTGTAAAAACGATGTTGAAGAGGTCCCGCATCTCGGCTACGATTGATTTCAAAATAGTTAAGCAAAACCGAGATATCTCGTACACACTCTGCACCACTATCGATCAGCTGAACCTTTGGTCCCATGACATTCTGGATAATAGGGCGAAGGAGCGGATAATGGGTACAACCCAGAATCAAGCTATCCACCTTGCCGACCAAGGGACGCAGGGTTTCATAAACCACTTTCTTGGTTACACTGGTTGACAGGGCACCAGACTCCACCAAGGGAGCAAACTTGGGACAGGCCAAACTCTCCACCTGTAAGTCCGGATCCAGATCATGGATTTTTTGACGATAGATGTCTGATTGGACCGTCATGGGTGTTCCAATGACCCCGATTTTCCCACCTTGACTGGACTTGATAGCTGCCGAAGCTCCTGGCAAAATCACGCCTAAGACAGGAATATCTAGTTGGGCCTTGATTTCTTCCCAGACGACCGCAGTCGCAGTGTTGCAAGCAATGACAATCATCTTGACATCCTTGGTCAAGAGAAAGTTGACCAACTGCCAAGTATATTCACGGATTTGCTCAGCAGGACGGGGACCATAGGGCGCCCGTGCCGAATCTCCAATATAGACGATTTCTTCATGGGGAAGCTGGCGCATGAGCTCACGAACAACGGTTAAGCCACCAACACCCGAATCCAAAAAACCAATTGGTCGATTATCCATACAGTCTTCTTTCTAGTCTTTTTTCTGATTGATAGTTCATCATGATTACTCGTCCTAAATGAACGGATAGACAGCTTGATAAAATGTCAACTGCCTCTCTTTTAATCATAATCAAATATCAATAGAATGCAAGGAAAAAGTCTTATCCTTGAGAACTATTGAACATAGTGAGAAGTCTGGAACTTTCATCCCAGACTTTTCCTATTTATTTCTTTTTATTGTTAGCAAGGGCTGCTTTTTGTTGGCGGATAATTTGGTGGTAAACTTGTTGTACCTTGGCTTCGCTTGGTTTTTGACCATTTGCACTCAAGAGAGCACGAACTGCCTCAGCGTTCAAACGTGGGTTGTCCGCAAATTCTTTTTCGATTTGCTTACGAACCAAGTACATCCCTCCAAGAGCTCCTCCTAGAAAAGCTAGCACAATCAAGACAATTGCTAAAAGTAAATCCATTCTTTTTCTCCTGTTTCTTTTTGAGTCTTCTATATTATACCATAAAGTGACTTTCCTGACTAGTTTGTTTTACGCTTTCAAGAAGGGCAATAGGCGACAAAAAAGGAGCTCCTCATTTCGATGAAAGAGAGCTCCTTGCTGCGTTTAATTTACATAAATAGCCAGTGTTTGATAAGGTTTTAGAAGAATTGTTTCTGATACTTCTACATCTTCATAGTTAGAAAGCAAAATTTGTCCATTTTGGTAGACCACTGGCAAGTCGATTTCCACTTCTGTGGCATAAAAGTTATTGAGGACCAGTAATTTTTCATCCTCATACTGACGTTCAAAGGCATAGACTTGCTTACTGTCTTCAAAAGCTGGTTTGTAGCTTCCTTCTGAGATAATCGGCATTTCCTTACGAAGTCGAATCAAGTTTTGGTAGAAGGCGAAAATTGGGCCTTGGATTTCATTTTCTACGTTGATGTGAGGGTAGGATTTTCCTGCCTTCAGCCAAGGAGTTCCTTTTGTAAAACCTGCATTTTCCGAAGCATCCCACTGCATAGGAGTTCGTGAGTTATCACGAGACTTAGCCTGAATAATCTGGAAGGCTTCTTCCTGACTTTTCCCTTCTTTTAAGAGCATCTGGTAAGCATTAAGCGACTCTACATCCACATAATCATCCATCGAATCATAATCAGGGTCAACCATCCCGATTTCCTCGCCCATGTAGATATAAGGTGTCCCACGTGACAGGTGAATGCTGGCAGCCAGCATGGTCGCCCCTTCATTACGGAAGTTTTGAATATCAATAAAACGGTTCAAGGCACGTGGTTGGTCGTGATTGTTCCAAAAGAGGGCGCTCCAGCCGTTTTTGTCACTCATTTCCTTGCCCCAGCTATGGTAAAGACCTTTCAACTCTTCGAAATCAAAGGGAGCTAAAGTCCACTTCTGCCCATCCTTGTAGTCCACCTTGAGATGATGGAAATTAAAGGTCATGGATAATTCCTGACGTTCAGGTGACGAATAGAGGACACAGTTTTCCATGGTTGTCGAGGACATTTCCCCAACTGTCATAAAGCTATCGTCTGATCCAAAAGTGGCTTGATTCATCATGCGCAAATAGTCATGAACAATGGGCTTGTCTGTGTAAGCTGGCTTTCCTTCATTTTCAGGACAATCCACTAAAACCTCATCCTTGCCGATTAAGTTAATCACATCAAATCGGAAACCTTTGACCCCCTTGTCTCGCCAGAAATTAACAACCTTGAAAAGCTCCTTGCGGACATTGGGATTGCGCCAATTAAGGTCAGCCTGGGTCTCATCAAAGAGATGGAGGTAATATTTCCCTGTATCCCCGAAAGGTGCCCAGGCAGAGCCGCCAAACTTAGACTGCCAGTCTGTCGGTTGGTCTTGGATGAAGAAAAAGTCTTGGTAGTACTGGTCGCCAGCTAGGGCTTTCTGAAACCATTCGTGTTCTGTCGAACAATGATTGAGCACCATATCCAGCATAAAGTCAATCTTGTGTTCTTTACCGACACGCACCATCTCCTCAAAATCAGCCATATCACCAAAAAGAGGATCTACTGCCATATAATCTGAAATATCGTAGCCATTATCCCGTTGGGGGCTTGGATAGAACGGATTGAGCCAGACCATATCAACGCCCAGTTTGGCTAGATAGGGAATTTTTTCGATAATCCCACGGAAATCCCCAATACCATTTCCAGTGGTGTCTTTGTATGATTTTGGATAGATTTGATAGACTACTTTTCCTTTATCAAGTGCCATCTGTTTCTCCTTTTCTGATAAAAGGGAGGAACTTATGTTCCTTCCCTGTTTGTGTTATTTTAATTAGATTCGTGTAGCGACCATGAGAGCTTCCCCAGCTTGGATAGTTGTTGGATAAGTTCCAGTGATGGTCGCTGTATAAGCATCTTGATTGGTGATGATAACAGGAGTTTCTGTCACGAAACCTGCAGCCTTAATGACATCCATATCAAAATGAATCAGTTTCTGACCAACTGTGACGTGGTCTCCTTGGGCTACAAGACTTTCAAAACCTTTGCCATCAAGACCTACTGTATCCATACCGATGTGGATGAGCAATTCTACCCCCTCATCAGAGACAATACCGATGGCATGCTTAGTAGGGAAAAGAACCGTCACTGTCCCATTGACTGGAGAAGTCAACTCGCCTTGGCTTGGTTCAATGACTAGACCTTGTCCCATGACACCTGATGCAAAAACAGGATCCGTCGCTTGACTCAATTCTTTCACTTGACCAGCAAGTGGGCTGACAATCTCTACTGGAGCAAGGGTTACTGGTTCATGAGTCACAAATTCCGCTTCTTCTTGGGCAACGAATTCTGCTTGCAAGGCTGTATCATCTTCTGTTTTTGTAAAGAAGCCTGCCTTACGGAAGAAGAAAGTCAAGAGCATTGGAACAACAATAGCAACTAACATAGTTCCTGCAAACGGCAGCATGTATTGAGGTTGAATAGAGAGGATACCCGGCAAACCACCGATACCGATAGAAGCCGCCGTTACATTGAAAGTAACGGACAACATGCCCGCAAGGGCTGAACCGATCATCCCAGCTACAAATGGATAGATGTATTTGACATTGACCCCAAAGAGGGCTGGTTCTGTAACACCGAGATAGGCTGAAATGGTTGCAGGAAGTGAAATTTGAGCCTCACGCTCATCATGACGATGCATGAAATAATAGGCAAATACGGCTGAACCTTGGGCAATGTTTGAAAGAGCAATCATTGGCCAGAGGGCAGTTCCACCAGCATCCGCAATCAATTGTGTATCGATGGCATTGGTCATGTGGTGCAGACCTGTGATGACAAATGGAGCATAGAGGGCACCAAAAATCGCACCGAAGAGCCATTTAACTGGACCAGTCAAACCTGCCAAGAC
Above is a window of Streptococcus oralis subsp. dentisani DNA encoding:
- the treP gene encoding PTS system trehalose-specific EIIBC component → MGKFEQEAKDLLQAIGGKENVTAVTHCATRMRFVLGDEKKANVKVIESIPAVKGTFTNAGQFQVIIGNDVPIFYNDFTVVSGIEGVSKEAAKSAAKSNQNLVQRVMTTLAEIFTPIIPALIVGGLILGFRNVLEGVHWSMLDGKTITESSQFWSGVNHFLWLPGEAIFQFLPVGITWSVSRKMGTSQILGIVLGICLVSPQLLNAYAVASTPASDIATNWVWNFGYFTVNRIGYQAQVIPALLAGLSLSYLEIFWHKHIPEVISMIFVPFLSLIPALILAHTVLGPIGWTIGQGLSAVVLAGLTGPVKWLFGAIFGALYAPFVITGLHHMTNAIDTQLIADAGGTALWPMIALSNIAQGSAVFAYYFMHRHDEREAQISLPATISAYLGVTEPALFGVNVKYIYPFVAGMIGSALAGMLSVTFNVTAASIGIGGLPGILSIQPQYMLPFAGTMLVAIVVPMLLTFFFRKAGFFTKTEDDTALQAEFVAQEEAEFVTHEPVTLAPVEIVSPLAGQVKELSQATDPVFASGVMGQGLVIEPSQGELTSPVNGTVTVLFPTKHAIGIVSDEGVELLIHIGMDTVGLDGKGFESLVAQGDHVTVGQKLIHFDMDVIKAAGFVTETPVIITNQDAYTATITGTYPTTIQAGEALMVATRI
- a CDS encoding YneF family protein; this encodes MDLLLAIVLIVLAFLGGALGGMYLVRKQIEKEFADNPRLNAEAVRALLSANGQKPSEAKVQQVYHQIIRQQKAALANNKKK
- a CDS encoding nucleoside-triphosphate diphosphatase gives rise to the protein MAGKRDSCGACNFMTNKIYEYKDDQDWYVGVWDVYGGIYSLIKDPLELDFIDLARIFRDEENGFPITITVMRWSSNFRLLSFIVEILNAEAGHNLEVIQRQGALLLVENGKLLHVELPKEGVDVEAFFETSKVRETLLIATRNEGKTKEFRAIFDKLGYDVENLNDYPDLPEVAETGMTFEENARLKAETISQLTGKMVLADDSGLKVDVLGGLPGVWSARFAGVGATDRENNAKLLHELAMVFDLKDRSAQFHTTLVVASPNKESLVVEADWPGYINFEPKGENGFGYDPLFLVGETGKSAAELTLEEKNSQSHRALAVKKLLEVFPSWQSKPSL
- the cbpB gene encoding cyclic-di-AMP-binding protein CbpB → MIAKEFEAFLLEQEETFLTPAENLAALIDTHNADHAILVLSQITYTRIPVVTFDKRFVGTIGLRDILAYQMEQGLTDEQMATTDIVNMTKTDVAVVAPDYNITEVLHKLVDEPFLPVVDDEGIFQGIITRKSILKAVNALLHDFSKEYEIRCK
- the racE gene encoding glutamate racemase, with protein sequence MDNRPIGFLDSGVGGLTVVRELMRQLPHEEIVYIGDSARAPYGPRPAEQIREYTWQLVNFLLTKDVKMIVIACNTATAVVWEEIKAQLDIPVLGVILPGASAAIKSSQGGKIGVIGTPMTVQSDIYRQKIHDLDPDLQVESLACPKFAPLVESGALSTSVTKKVVYETLRPLVGKVDSLILGCTHYPLLRPIIQNVMGPKVQLIDSGAECVRDISVLLNYFEINRSRDAGPLQHRFYTTANSQSFAQIGAEWLEKEIHVEHVTL
- the treC gene encoding alpha,alpha-phosphotrehalase; the encoded protein is MALDKGKVVYQIYPKSYKDTTGNGIGDFRGIIEKIPYLAKLGVDMVWLNPFYPSPQRDNGYDISDYMAVDPLFGDMADFEEMVRVGKEHKIDFMLDMVLNHCSTEHEWFQKALAGDQYYQDFFFIQDQPTDWQSKFGGSAWAPFGDTGKYYLHLFDETQADLNWRNPNVRKELFKVVNFWRDKGVKGFRFDVINLIGKDEVLVDCPENEGKPAYTDKPIVHDYLRMMNQATFGSDDSFMTVGEMSSTTMENCVLYSSPERQELSMTFNFHHLKVDYKDGQKWTLAPFDFEELKGLYHSWGKEMSDKNGWSALFWNNHDQPRALNRFIDIQNFRNEGATMLAASIHLSRGTPYIYMGEEIGMVDPDYDSMDDYVDVESLNAYQMLLKEGKSQEEAFQIIQAKSRDNSRTPMQWDASENAGFTKGTPWLKAGKSYPHINVENEIQGPIFAFYQNLIRLRKEMPIISEGSYKPAFEDSKQVYAFERQYEDEKLLVLNNFYATEVEIDLPVVYQNGQILLSNYEDVEVSETILLKPYQTLAIYVN
- the xerD gene encoding site-specific tyrosine recombinase XerD, coding for MRDRISAFLEKKQGLSTNSKQSYRYDLEQFLDMVGERISETSLKIYQAQLANLKISAQKRKLSACNQFLYFLYQKGEVDSFYRLELAKQAEKQTEKPELLDLESFWQESNYPEGRLLALLILEIGLLPSEILALKVADINLDFQVLRINKASQQRIVTIPTTLIPELEPLMGQTYLFERGGKAYSRQWAFRQLESFVKEKGFPALSAQALREQFILRQIENKVDLYEIAKKLGLKTVLTLEKYR
- a CDS encoding metallophosphoesterase, which produces MAKQTIIVMSDSHGDSLIVEEIRDRYLGKVDAIFHDGDSELRPDSPLWEGIHVVKGNMDFYAGYPERLVTRLGPTKIIQTHGHLFDINFNFQKLDYWAQEEDADICLYGHLHVPNAWMEGKTLFLNPGSISQPRGTIRECLYARVEIDDSYFKVDFLTRDHEVYPGLSKEFAR
- a CDS encoding segregation/condensation protein A, yielding MDIKLKDFEGPLDLLLHLVSKYQMDIYDVPITEVIEQYLAYVSTLQVMRLEVTGEYMVMASQLMLIKSRKLLPKVAEVTDLEDDLEQDLLSQIEEYRKFKLLGEHLEAKHRDRAQYYSKAPTELIYEDAELVHDKTTIDLFLAFSNILAKKKEEFAQNHTTILRDEYKIEDMMVIVKESLTGREQLRLQDLFKEAQNVQEVITLFLATLELIKTQELILVQEESFGDIYLMEKKEESQEAQS